In the Coleofasciculus chthonoplastes PCC 7420 genome, one interval contains:
- a CDS encoding tetratricopeptide repeat protein — protein sequence MIPLADLKALIQQTEAKGGSQDPGLANLYAQLGQLYQSRLENGEFEDYQHELALAVEYFHKAVDLQRRLGLDIDLATTLNHLAELYRTQGRYDQAEPLYLQALDIRKRNLGENHPDVATSLNNLARLYHSQGQYPQAEPLYLQALDLRQRNLGENHPDIAISLNDIAALYFFQGRYEEAESLYLQALDIRKRSLGENHPDVATSLNNLALLYFLLGRYDQAKPLYLQALELRKRLLGRNHPDVATSLNNLAELYRTQGHYTQAEPLYLQALEVMRRLLGDEHPDVATNMNNLAALYFFQERYDEAEPLYLQAWEIRKRLFGNNHPDVAQSLNNLAGLYFSQGRQGEAEPLYRQALEIWQRLLGDTHPDIATNLNNLALLHHSQGHYEEAEPLYRQALDLRKRLFGANHPDVVTSLNNLALLYHYQGRYEQAEPLYVEVLDVGRQLLGEEHPDVLTSLNNLAALYKNLAELYSTQGRYDEAEPLYLQALELRKRLLGDEHPDVAQNLNNLAILYFFQGRHDKAKEFYSQAWELGKRWLGDEHPDVAQNLNNLAGLYSSQGEYELAEPLYVQALAICEERLGANHPTTATIRKNLDDLRAAMG from the coding sequence GTGATACCATTAGCAGACCTCAAAGCCTTAATTCAACAAACTGAAGCAAAAGGGGGAAGCCAAGACCCAGGTCTGGCGAACTTATATGCTCAACTCGGACAACTCTACCAAAGCCGACTGGAAAATGGAGAATTTGAGGATTACCAGCACGAACTTGCCCTCGCCGTTGAATATTTCCATAAAGCGGTTGACCTGCAACGACGATTGGGGTTAGACATTGACTTAGCGACAACGCTGAATCATCTGGCGGAACTCTACAGAACCCAAGGACGCTATGACCAAGCCGAACCGCTTTATCTGCAAGCCTTAGACATAAGGAAACGTAACTTAGGAGAGAACCATCCTGATGTCGCCACCAGCCTCAACAACCTAGCGCGACTCTACCACTCTCAGGGACAATATCCCCAAGCCGAACCCCTCTATCTCCAAGCCTTAGACCTAAGGCAACGTAACTTAGGAGAGAACCATCCTGATATCGCCATTAGCCTCAACGATATCGCCGCCCTCTACTTCTTCCAAGGACGCTACGAGGAAGCCGAATCTCTTTATCTGCAAGCGTTGGACATAAGGAAACGCAGCTTAGGAGAGAACCATCCTGATGTTGCCACCAGTCTTAACAACCTAGCCTTACTTTACTTCTTGCTGGGACGCTATGACCAAGCCAAACCGCTTTATCTGCAAGCCTTAGAACTGAGGAAACGCTTACTGGGACGAAACCATCCCGATGTTGCTACCAGCCTGAATAATTTGGCAGAACTCTACAGAACCCAAGGACACTACACCCAAGCCGAACCCCTCTATCTGCAAGCCTTGGAGGTAATGAGGCGTCTGCTAGGAGATGAGCATCCCGATGTGGCGACTAATATGAACAATCTAGCTGCACTCTATTTCTTCCAAGAACGCTACGACGAAGCCGAACCCCTCTATCTGCAAGCCTGGGAAATCAGGAAACGCTTATTCGGTAATAATCATCCCGATGTGGCACAAAGCCTCAACAACTTAGCCGGACTCTACTTCTCTCAAGGACGTCAGGGTGAAGCCGAACCTCTCTATCGCCAAGCGTTGGAAATCTGGCAACGTTTATTGGGTGATACTCATCCGGATATCGCCACGAATCTGAATAATTTAGCATTACTCCACCACTCCCAAGGACACTACGAGGAAGCTGAACCCCTCTATCGCCAAGCGTTGGACTTAAGGAAACGGTTATTCGGCGCGAACCATCCTGATGTAGTGACCAGCTTGAACAACTTAGCCTTGCTCTACCATTATCAAGGACGCTACGAGCAAGCCGAACCTCTTTATGTGGAGGTGTTGGATGTGGGTAGACAGTTATTAGGAGAGGAGCATCCCGATGTTTTAACCAGCCTGAATAACTTAGCCGCACTCTATAAAAATCTCGCCGAACTTTATTCCACGCAGGGACGCTACGATGAAGCCGAACCTCTCTATCTGCAAGCCTTAGAGTTGCGGAAACGCTTACTGGGAGATGAACATCCCGATGTAGCCCAAAATCTGAATAATTTAGCTATACTCTACTTCTTTCAAGGACGTCATGACAAAGCCAAAGAGTTCTATTCCCAAGCCTGGGAGTTAGGAAAACGCTGGCTAGGGGATGAGCATCCAGATGTGGCACAAAATTTGAATAATTTGGCAGGACTTTATTCGTCTCAAGGAGAATATGAATTAGCCGAACCCCTGTATGTCCAAGCGTTGGCGATTTGTGAAGAACGACTTGGCGCTAATCATCCGACTACAGCAACAATCCGGAAAAATCTCGATGATCTGCGTGCGGCGATGGGATAA